Proteins encoded within one genomic window of Citricoccus muralis:
- a CDS encoding NAD(P)-binding domain-containing protein, giving the protein MGPESPELPGRVHRKGIHSGSYKNTADIDGDRVLVVGVGNSGCDLAVDAAQNHFQVDVVMREGTHFQPKMYFGVPRQEVPWLADFAPDEVDLLSRLLSKVSIGEASNYPGMPSPQTRSLAEGKAVVNTLMPYWVHHGRIGIVPGIERFEGKTVHFVDGSAKEYDTILWATGFHASLPFLDESLIERSNGVPLRYAAGIVPKGLEKLYFIGLSAPRGPQIPVYGVQSKRAITMIRLHEAAPNGFAGVQRYLAELQDTNDVIDIVRAVWEEQLADTDRLLAAFGAGQVVGSAPAATESERIPV; this is encoded by the coding sequence GTGGGACCAGAAAGTCCCGAACTTCCAGGGCGAGTTCACCGGAAAGGCATCCACTCCGGTTCCTACAAGAACACCGCAGACATCGACGGCGATCGCGTCCTCGTGGTCGGGGTCGGCAACTCCGGCTGTGATCTGGCGGTCGACGCCGCTCAGAACCACTTCCAGGTGGATGTGGTGATGCGCGAAGGCACTCATTTCCAGCCGAAGATGTATTTCGGGGTGCCCCGCCAGGAGGTGCCGTGGCTGGCAGATTTCGCCCCCGATGAGGTGGATCTGTTGTCTCGGTTGTTGTCGAAGGTCTCGATTGGTGAGGCCAGTAATTATCCGGGTATGCCGTCGCCTCAGACGCGTTCATTGGCTGAGGGTAAGGCGGTGGTGAATACGCTGATGCCGTATTGGGTGCACCATGGCCGGATCGGTATCGTGCCTGGGATTGAGCGTTTCGAGGGCAAGACGGTGCATTTCGTGGATGGTTCCGCGAAGGAGTACGACACGATTTTGTGGGCGACCGGTTTCCACGCGAGTCTGCCGTTCTTGGATGAGTCTCTGATTGAGCGTAGTAACGGAGTGCCCCTGCGCTACGCCGCCGGAATCGTGCCGAAGGGTCTGGAGAAGCTGTATTTCATTGGTTTGTCTGCTCCGCGTGGTCCGCAGATTCCGGTGTACGGGGTGCAGTCGAAGCGGGCCATCACGATGATCCGCCTCCATGAAGCCGCGCCGAACGGTTTCGCCGGAGTCCAGCGGTATCTCGCGGAGTTGCAGGACACTAACGACGTCATCGACATTGTTCGTGCGGTGTGGGAGGAGCAGCTGGCGGATACGGATCGGCTGTTGGCCGCTTTTGGTGCGGGTCAGGTGGTCGGGTCCGCGCCAGCAGCAACTGAATCCGAGAGAATACCGGTCTGA
- the fdh gene encoding formate dehydrogenase, giving the protein MARFTPLEWPVIRQLRSSDRFGRGEAVMSQRTKDIEPRTSTADRVVQSVCPYCAVGCGQKVFVKDEKVVQVEGDPDSPISRGRLCPKGSASEQLVNSATRQTEILYRAPYATEWRTLELDEAIDMIADRFIESRAKFWQDHDEAGRPVRRTMGIAALGGATLDNEENYLIKKLFTAAGAIQLENQARIUHSATVPGLGASFGRGGATQPLHDMANADCIVIQGSNMAECHPVGFQWVIEAKARGARVIHVDPRFTRTSALADQHVPIRAGSDIVLLGALINHVLSNELWFKDYVVAYTNAATIVGDDFVDTEDLDGLFSGYDPETGKYDSSSWAYKQSGSDNADADASGTGQDTTPGSPEQYGDGGPNVRTTGLRDETLQDPRTVFQILKRHYARYTPEMVCQTCGISEEDFAYLARSIAENSTRERTTCFAYAVGWTQHTMGAQFIRTASILQLLLGNMGRPGGGIMALRGHASIQGSTDIPTLFNLLPGYLPMPTADTATLDQYIEGIATPKQIGFWAEARAYTVSLLKAWWGDHATAENNFAYDYLPRLTGPHGTYQTVGRMMDDEVDGYFIFGQNPAVGSAHGRMQRMAMSHLKWLVVRDFSLIESATWWKDSPEIQSGEMKTEDIGTEVFFMPAANHVEKSGTFTQTQRMLQWRHQAVQPPGQAQSELDFFYELGIRIRERLKDSTDPRDRPLLDLTWEYPLDEHGNPDPEAVLAEINGYHVSGEMAGTPLGASTEMKDDGSTAGGCWIYTGVFADGVNHSADRPARAEQNPVSPEWGWVWPANRRVLYNRASADPEGKPWSERKKYVWWDADEQRWVGNDVPDFPVNLAPDHRPESGATGVAGLSGVDAFIMQGDGKGWLYAPKGLLDGPLPTHYEPQESQVRNPLYSQQRSPTRITMNSRDNLSAPSGADAGAEVYPYSFTTYRLTEHHTAGGMSRWLPYLSELQPEMFCEVSPQLAEEVGLEPYGWATIISPRAAIEAKVLVTERMKPFDVGGRTVHQIGLPYHWGVGGDGAVVQGDAANDLLGIVMDPNVLIQESKVGACAMRPGRRPRGAELLDLVRDYQQRAGLTVQVGLSPADEGPHADEVAQSPNRVAPDASAREYYDDTQMPGSTEPSREVDR; this is encoded by the coding sequence ATGGCGCGCTTCACACCTCTGGAATGGCCGGTGATCCGGCAGCTGCGCTCGTCCGATCGCTTCGGCCGAGGCGAAGCCGTCATGTCTCAGCGCACCAAGGACATCGAGCCACGGACCTCCACTGCAGATCGTGTGGTGCAGAGCGTGTGCCCGTACTGTGCCGTCGGGTGTGGCCAGAAGGTGTTCGTCAAAGATGAGAAGGTCGTTCAGGTCGAAGGCGACCCGGATTCGCCGATCTCGCGAGGGCGGCTCTGCCCCAAGGGCTCCGCCAGTGAGCAGTTGGTGAATTCGGCGACTCGACAGACCGAGATCCTCTACCGGGCACCGTACGCCACCGAGTGGCGGACCCTGGAGTTGGACGAGGCGATCGACATGATCGCCGACCGGTTCATCGAGTCCCGCGCGAAGTTCTGGCAGGACCACGACGAGGCCGGTCGCCCGGTACGGCGCACCATGGGCATTGCCGCACTCGGCGGTGCGACCCTCGACAACGAAGAGAACTACCTGATCAAGAAGCTGTTCACCGCCGCCGGTGCGATTCAGCTCGAGAATCAGGCCCGTATTTGACACTCCGCTACGGTTCCCGGTCTGGGAGCCTCCTTCGGCCGAGGCGGGGCCACGCAACCGCTGCACGATATGGCCAATGCGGACTGCATCGTGATTCAGGGATCCAACATGGCCGAGTGCCATCCCGTGGGATTCCAGTGGGTGATCGAGGCGAAGGCTCGCGGCGCCCGGGTGATCCACGTCGACCCCCGGTTCACTCGCACCTCCGCCCTGGCGGACCAACATGTCCCGATTCGGGCCGGATCCGACATCGTGTTGCTCGGTGCCCTGATCAACCACGTGCTGAGCAACGAGCTGTGGTTCAAGGACTATGTGGTGGCCTATACCAATGCGGCCACGATCGTCGGCGATGACTTCGTCGACACCGAGGACCTGGACGGACTGTTCTCTGGTTACGACCCCGAGACAGGAAAATATGACTCGTCGAGCTGGGCGTACAAGCAATCCGGCTCAGACAACGCTGATGCCGATGCTTCCGGAACGGGACAGGACACGACCCCAGGCAGCCCCGAACAGTACGGTGACGGAGGTCCGAACGTCCGCACGACCGGGCTGCGCGACGAGACGCTGCAGGACCCGCGGACGGTGTTCCAGATCCTGAAGCGGCACTATGCCCGGTATACCCCGGAGATGGTGTGCCAGACCTGCGGGATCTCCGAGGAGGACTTCGCCTATCTGGCCCGCTCCATCGCCGAGAACTCCACGCGCGAGCGCACGACGTGTTTCGCCTATGCGGTGGGCTGGACCCAGCACACCATGGGTGCCCAGTTCATCCGCACAGCGTCGATCTTGCAGCTGCTGCTGGGCAATATGGGACGACCCGGCGGCGGCATCATGGCGCTGCGCGGTCATGCCAGCATCCAGGGCTCCACGGATATTCCGACCCTGTTCAACCTGTTGCCCGGCTATCTGCCGATGCCGACCGCGGATACAGCGACGCTGGACCAGTACATCGAGGGCATCGCGACCCCGAAACAGATTGGCTTCTGGGCCGAAGCCCGGGCCTACACGGTGAGCTTGCTCAAAGCCTGGTGGGGAGACCATGCGACGGCGGAGAACAACTTCGCCTACGACTACCTGCCGCGATTAACGGGACCACACGGCACGTATCAGACGGTCGGGCGGATGATGGACGACGAGGTCGACGGCTACTTCATCTTCGGCCAGAATCCGGCGGTGGGCTCGGCACACGGGCGCATGCAGCGCATGGCCATGTCACACCTGAAGTGGCTGGTGGTACGCGACTTCTCGCTGATCGAATCCGCCACCTGGTGGAAGGACAGCCCAGAGATCCAGTCCGGCGAAATGAAGACAGAGGACATCGGCACCGAGGTGTTCTTTATGCCCGCGGCGAACCATGTGGAGAAGTCCGGGACCTTCACCCAGACCCAGCGCATGTTGCAGTGGCGCCACCAGGCGGTGCAGCCGCCGGGACAGGCCCAGAGCGAGCTGGACTTCTTTTACGAGCTAGGGATCCGGATCCGGGAGCGGCTGAAAGACTCCACCGACCCTCGAGACCGTCCGCTGCTGGATCTGACGTGGGAGTATCCATTGGATGAGCACGGCAACCCGGACCCGGAGGCGGTGCTGGCTGAAATCAACGGCTATCACGTCAGTGGAGAGATGGCCGGCACGCCGCTGGGTGCCTCCACGGAGATGAAGGACGACGGCTCCACCGCGGGAGGCTGCTGGATCTACACGGGCGTCTTCGCCGACGGCGTGAACCATTCCGCGGACCGCCCGGCGCGCGCGGAGCAGAACCCGGTGAGCCCGGAATGGGGTTGGGTGTGGCCGGCGAACCGCCGCGTGCTCTACAACCGCGCCTCGGCCGACCCCGAGGGCAAGCCGTGGAGCGAGCGGAAGAAGTACGTCTGGTGGGATGCGGACGAGCAGCGCTGGGTAGGCAACGATGTGCCGGACTTCCCGGTGAATCTTGCCCCCGATCACCGACCGGAATCAGGGGCCACCGGGGTGGCCGGGCTGAGCGGGGTGGACGCGTTCATCATGCAGGGTGACGGCAAGGGATGGCTGTATGCGCCCAAGGGGCTGCTCGACGGGCCGCTGCCTACTCACTATGAGCCGCAGGAATCCCAGGTGCGCAACCCGTTGTACTCGCAGCAGCGCTCGCCCACCCGGATCACGATGAACAGCAGGGACAACCTCAGCGCGCCCAGCGGTGCTGATGCCGGCGCCGAGGTGTACCCGTACTCGTTCACCACCTACCGCCTCACCGAGCATCACACGGCGGGCGGGATGAGCCGGTGGCTGCCCTACCTCTCCGAGCTGCAGCCGGAGATGTTCTGCGAGGTCTCCCCGCAGCTGGCCGAGGAAGTCGGCCTGGAGCCCTACGGATGGGCCACCATCATCTCGCCGCGCGCCGCCATCGAGGCCAAGGTGCTGGTGACCGAGCGAATGAAGCCCTTCGACGTCGGGGGCCGGACCGTCCACCAGATCGGGCTGCCGTACCACTGGGGTGTTGGCGGCGACGGCGCGGTGGTTCAAGGCGACGCCGCCAACGACCTGCTGGGCATCGTGATGGACCCCAACGTGCTCATTCAGGAGTCCAAGGTGGGAGCGTGCGCCATGCGCCCTGGACGCCGCCCGCGGGGAGCGGAGTTGCTGGACCTGGTGCGCGACTACCAACAGCGCGCCGGGCTGACCGTGCAGGTCGGGCTCAGCCCCGCCGACGAGGGACCGCATGCCGACGAGGTCGCCCAGTCCCCGAATCGTGTTGCTCCTGACGCGAGTGCACGAGAATACTACGATGACACGCAGATGCCAGGATCAACCGAACCGAGCAGAGAGGTGGACCGATGA
- a CDS encoding 4Fe-4S dicluster domain-containing protein → MTSTTVGLTEAGHAPAQHQHHDRKGFFTDTSICIGCKACEVACKEWNRNPADSTWELSDSSYDNTGSLGADTWRHVAFIEQDQEQIEQARESGRRLVSLGMPSVRRDPDTQDLSGVDTTPPDTPDFRWLMSSDVCKHCTNAGCLDVCPTGALFRTEYGTVVVQEDICNGCGTCVAGCPFGVIERRKDGIAQPKTNRDFTAGEQAPTPNVGVAQKCTLCYDRLTDDQTPACAQACPTTSIKFGSHEELAKIARARVRELHRQGLSEARLYGANENDGVGGTGSIFLLLDEPEVYGLPPDPRVATADLPRMYKRAGMAALGMIGAAALAFVAGGRR, encoded by the coding sequence ATGACATCGACAACGGTGGGTCTTACCGAGGCCGGGCACGCCCCGGCGCAGCACCAGCACCACGACCGCAAGGGGTTCTTCACCGACACCTCGATCTGCATCGGCTGCAAGGCCTGTGAGGTCGCGTGCAAGGAATGGAACCGCAACCCCGCGGATTCCACCTGGGAGCTCTCCGACTCCTCCTACGACAACACCGGATCGCTGGGAGCGGATACGTGGCGGCACGTGGCGTTCATCGAGCAGGATCAGGAGCAGATCGAGCAGGCCCGCGAGTCCGGACGGCGGCTGGTGAGCCTGGGGATGCCCAGCGTGCGCCGCGACCCGGACACGCAGGACCTCTCCGGCGTCGACACCACCCCGCCGGACACCCCGGACTTCCGCTGGCTGATGTCCTCGGACGTGTGCAAGCACTGCACCAACGCCGGCTGCCTGGATGTGTGCCCCACCGGCGCCCTGTTCCGCACCGAGTACGGCACCGTCGTCGTCCAAGAGGACATCTGCAACGGCTGCGGCACCTGCGTGGCCGGCTGCCCGTTCGGGGTGATCGAACGCCGCAAGGACGGGATCGCCCAGCCCAAGACGAACCGGGATTTCACCGCCGGGGAGCAGGCCCCGACCCCGAACGTGGGCGTGGCCCAGAAATGCACGCTGTGCTACGACCGGCTCACCGACGACCAGACTCCGGCCTGCGCTCAAGCTTGCCCGACCACTTCGATCAAATTCGGCTCACACGAGGAACTGGCGAAGATCGCCCGGGCCCGGGTGCGGGAGCTGCACCGTCAGGGGCTCAGCGAGGCCCGGCTCTACGGGGCTAACGAGAACGACGGCGTGGGCGGCACCGGGTCGATCTTTCTGCTGCTGGACGAGCCTGAAGTGTACGGGCTGCCCCCAGACCCTCGGGTCGCGACCGCGGATTTGCCGAGGATGTACAAGCGGGCCGGGATGGCCGCGCTGGGCATGATCGGTGCGGCGGCGCTGGCGTTTGTGGCGGGAGGGCGCCGGTGA
- the nrfD gene encoding NrfD/PsrC family molybdoenzyme membrane anchor subunit, producing MTVSEFDSYRPPEKPRRRRGRRGRPGGGPRPGALDGSREMAMVPEVEFSSYYNRPIVKAPPWESPIGIYLFLGGVAGGSALLGFGAQLTGNDTLRRNSRISAVGAASLGAGALVLDLGRPERFLNMFRTLKVSSPMSVGSWILGAFSAGAGVAAVADVDRMTGERLPLGPLRGLLRLMEAPAAGVAAVCAAPLAAYTGVLLSDTANPTWNAAKEDLSFVFVSSASMAAGGLAMVTTPVADAGPARVLAITGAAAELVADEVMERRMDPVAAEPLHHGAPGTMLRWAKRLSAVGGAGAVLASVTRSRTVAVASGAALMTASALTRFGVLHAGLESVHDPRYVIEPQKRRLEQRRQRGVTDDSITTAE from the coding sequence GTGACGGTCTCCGAGTTCGACAGCTACCGTCCGCCCGAGAAGCCCCGACGGCGTCGCGGGCGCCGGGGTCGGCCCGGGGGCGGACCCCGGCCGGGGGCGCTGGACGGCTCCCGCGAGATGGCGATGGTGCCCGAGGTCGAGTTCAGCTCCTACTACAACCGCCCGATCGTCAAGGCGCCGCCCTGGGAGAGCCCGATCGGGATCTACCTGTTCCTGGGCGGGGTCGCCGGGGGCTCGGCGCTGTTGGGCTTCGGCGCCCAGCTCACCGGCAATGACACGCTGCGGCGGAATTCTCGGATCTCGGCAGTGGGCGCGGCCAGCCTGGGCGCCGGGGCCTTGGTGCTGGACTTGGGGCGCCCGGAGCGGTTCCTGAACATGTTCCGCACCCTGAAGGTGTCCTCCCCGATGAGCGTGGGCTCCTGGATTCTGGGTGCGTTCAGCGCCGGGGCCGGGGTGGCTGCGGTGGCCGACGTGGACCGGATGACGGGCGAGCGGTTGCCGCTGGGTCCGCTGCGCGGGCTGCTGCGGCTGATGGAGGCACCCGCCGCCGGGGTGGCGGCGGTGTGTGCCGCACCGTTGGCCGCCTACACCGGGGTGCTGCTCTCGGATACCGCGAACCCCACCTGGAACGCGGCAAAGGAGGACCTCTCGTTCGTCTTCGTCAGCTCGGCGTCGATGGCGGCCGGCGGGCTGGCCATGGTGACCACACCGGTGGCCGATGCCGGACCGGCCCGGGTGCTGGCGATCACCGGGGCGGCCGCGGAGCTGGTGGCCGATGAGGTGATGGAACGTCGGATGGACCCGGTGGCGGCCGAACCGCTGCACCACGGCGCCCCGGGAACGATGCTGCGCTGGGCCAAACGGTTGTCGGCGGTCGGCGGTGCCGGGGCGGTGCTCGCCTCGGTCACGCGCAGCCGGACGGTGGCGGTGGCCTCCGGGGCTGCCCTGATGACGGCCTCGGCGCTGACCCGCTTCGGGGTGCTGCACGCCGGCCTGGAGTCGGTGCACGATCCCCGGTACGTGATCGAACCGCAGAAGCGGCGCCTGGAACAGCGCCGTCAGCGCGGGGTGACCGACGACTCGATCACCACCGCGGAATGA
- the selD gene encoding selenide, water dikinase SelD has product MADHTVSEQIRLTHFAHGGGCACKIPPGELEDAVSGLVGKTSPEVLVGLDDGDDASAVLVREDLALLSTTDFFTPVVDDPYDWGRIAAANALSDIYAMGGTPVSALNLVGWPRETLPFDLLTEVLRGGLDVATEAGCPVTGGHSIDTPEPLYGMAVSGTAHPQRLMRNDAAEPGLPLTLTKPIGVGVLNNRHKSTGEVFDHAVAQMAQLNREASQQAVAAGVRAATDITGFGLLGHLFKMCRASGIGAVLDAAAVPVIAGAQSSLDDGFVPGGSRRNLDWVRPHLHVETDLSEEQLVLLADAQTSGGLLVVGEIPGYPVIGETVAGAGITLR; this is encoded by the coding sequence ATGGCTGATCACACTGTGTCCGAGCAGATCCGACTCACCCACTTCGCCCACGGCGGCGGCTGCGCCTGCAAAATCCCGCCCGGTGAGCTCGAGGATGCCGTCTCCGGGTTGGTCGGGAAGACCTCGCCCGAGGTGCTGGTGGGATTGGACGACGGCGACGACGCCTCCGCCGTGCTGGTGCGCGAGGATCTGGCCCTGCTCTCCACCACCGATTTCTTCACTCCGGTGGTCGATGACCCCTACGATTGGGGGCGCATCGCCGCCGCGAACGCGCTCTCGGACATCTACGCCATGGGCGGCACCCCAGTCAGCGCGCTGAACCTGGTGGGCTGGCCGCGCGAGACTCTGCCCTTCGATCTGCTCACCGAGGTGCTGCGCGGCGGGCTCGACGTCGCCACCGAAGCCGGTTGTCCGGTCACGGGCGGGCACTCCATCGACACCCCCGAGCCCCTCTACGGGATGGCGGTCTCGGGCACGGCGCACCCGCAACGGCTGATGCGCAACGATGCCGCCGAGCCCGGCTTGCCGCTGACCCTGACCAAACCGATCGGAGTGGGGGTGCTCAACAACCGGCACAAGTCCACCGGGGAGGTTTTCGACCATGCCGTGGCGCAGATGGCCCAGCTGAACCGGGAGGCTTCGCAACAGGCGGTGGCCGCCGGGGTGCGCGCCGCCACCGACATCACCGGCTTCGGGCTGCTGGGCCACCTGTTCAAGATGTGCCGGGCCTCCGGGATCGGCGCGGTGCTCGACGCGGCGGCCGTCCCGGTGATCGCCGGCGCCCAGTCCTCCCTGGATGACGGATTCGTTCCGGGCGGATCCCGCCGCAATCTGGACTGGGTGCGCCCGCACCTGCACGTCGAGACCGACCTGAGCGAGGAACAGCTGGTGCTGCTGGCCGATGCCCAGACCTCCGGCGGGCTGCTCGTCGTCGGGGAGATCCCCGGCTACCCGGTCATCGGAGAAACCGTGGCCGGGGCCGGCATCACCTTGCGCTGA
- the selB gene encoding selenocysteine-specific translation elongation factor, protein MDVVATAGHVDHGKSALVRALTGMEPDRLADEQRRGLTIDLGFAWRALPSGREVAFVDVPGHERFLSNMMAGVGPAPAVCLVVAADQGWQEQSDDHLAAITALGITGGLIVLTRADLASAEQLTATEAQLRRAVTDSALHDAPVVTVSARTGSGLEELMHTLDTVLAQAPVPNTTDRVRLWVDRSFSVKGSGTVITGTLTAGTLRVGDRLQLVGRTGTKATAVRGLHRQNAQLREITPTSRVAVNLRELTVAQVHRGDALVSPDAWPAVTVVDVRSVTGSDFSDAPQELMVYLGTAVVSARVRPLGDGHARLTLERALPLQHGDRLVLSSPGARFVFAGALVLDVNPPALARRGDGARRARELEGRPIAGDPDAEVRRRGAMTRSALYHLGLRLPEHWGTPATVQQPDPWQINPDALHRWATALHRAVTDHLRQDPLAPGLTTGAAASVLSRCSPPLPEASLLPRVVAAAQLESADGLVAPPGHRPQLGHAEAGLTALEARLREQPFAAPEADDLAAGGLGARELAAAERMGRVLRLPGEVILLPTAPALAMRALAGLEQPFTTSAARQALDTTRRVAIPLLEHLDARGWTRRVDGATRTIVR, encoded by the coding sequence ATGGACGTCGTCGCCACCGCCGGCCACGTCGACCACGGCAAGTCCGCTCTGGTTCGCGCCCTGACCGGGATGGAACCAGACCGGCTCGCCGATGAACAGCGCCGGGGTCTCACCATCGACCTAGGCTTCGCCTGGCGCGCCCTGCCCTCCGGACGCGAGGTCGCCTTCGTCGACGTCCCCGGACATGAACGTTTCCTGTCCAACATGATGGCCGGGGTCGGCCCGGCGCCGGCGGTGTGCCTGGTGGTCGCCGCCGACCAGGGCTGGCAGGAGCAGTCGGATGACCACCTGGCGGCGATCACCGCCTTGGGAATCACCGGCGGCCTCATCGTCCTCACCCGTGCCGACCTGGCCTCGGCCGAACAGCTGACCGCCACCGAGGCCCAGCTCCGGCGCGCAGTGACCGACTCCGCCTTGCACGACGCGCCCGTCGTGACCGTGTCCGCGCGCACCGGCTCCGGGCTCGAGGAGCTGATGCACACCCTGGACACGGTGCTCGCGCAGGCGCCAGTCCCGAACACTACGGACCGGGTGCGGCTGTGGGTGGACCGGTCCTTCAGCGTGAAGGGGTCGGGCACCGTGATCACCGGCACCCTGACCGCCGGCACGCTGCGGGTCGGAGACCGGCTGCAACTGGTGGGGCGCACCGGGACGAAAGCCACCGCGGTGCGCGGGCTGCACCGGCAGAACGCCCAGCTGAGGGAGATCACCCCGACGTCTCGGGTGGCGGTGAATCTGCGCGAACTCACCGTGGCCCAGGTGCACCGCGGTGACGCCCTGGTGTCCCCGGACGCCTGGCCGGCCGTCACCGTCGTCGACGTCCGCAGCGTCACCGGCTCCGACTTTTCAGACGCACCCCAGGAGCTGATGGTCTATCTGGGCACGGCGGTGGTGTCCGCCCGGGTGCGCCCGCTGGGCGACGGGCACGCGCGACTGACCCTGGAACGGGCCCTGCCGCTGCAGCACGGGGACCGGCTGGTGCTCTCCAGCCCTGGCGCCCGCTTCGTGTTCGCCGGGGCCCTGGTGCTCGACGTCAACCCGCCGGCCCTGGCCCGCCGCGGCGATGGCGCCCGCCGAGCCCGAGAGCTGGAGGGACGCCCGATTGCCGGCGATCCGGACGCCGAGGTGCGCCGGCGCGGTGCGATGACCCGCTCCGCCCTGTACCATCTCGGGCTGCGGCTGCCCGAACACTGGGGCACCCCGGCCACGGTACAGCAGCCGGACCCCTGGCAGATCAACCCCGACGCCCTGCACCGCTGGGCCACCGCGCTGCACCGTGCCGTCACCGACCACCTGCGGCAGGATCCGCTGGCTCCAGGGCTCACCACCGGCGCCGCGGCGTCGGTGTTGTCCCGGTGCTCGCCCCCGCTGCCGGAGGCCTCGCTACTGCCGCGCGTCGTGGCGGCAGCACAGTTGGAATCCGCCGACGGGCTGGTGGCCCCGCCCGGTCACCGCCCCCAGCTGGGTCACGCCGAGGCTGGCCTGACCGCTCTGGAGGCGCGGCTGCGCGAACAGCCCTTCGCCGCCCCCGAGGCCGACGATCTGGCCGCCGGGGGCCTGGGCGCCCGAGAACTGGCCGCCGCCGAACGCATGGGGCGGGTGCTGCGCCTGCCCGGAGAGGTGATCCTGCTGCCCACCGCCCCCGCCCTGGCCATGCGCGCCCTGGCCGGACTGGAACAGCCCTTCACCACCAGCGCGGCCCGCCAGGCGCTAGACACCACGCGCCGGGTGGCCATCCCACTGCTGGAACACCTGGACGCCCGCGGGTGGACCCGCCGCGTCGACGGCGCCACCCGAACCATCGTGCGTTAA
- the selA gene encoding L-seryl-tRNA(Sec) selenium transferase: MHHDGDRRRAIPRTDDLLALDVVDQARQRLAETEIRAVLRAVQERARTGQLPPEQVRAAVAEELLAHPVVSLAPVLNATGVIVHTNLGRAPLSAAAREAVQVAAGYVDVEMDLGTGKRSSRATGTAEALLRACPQAEDALVVNNGAAALLLAITALCAGPGSSREAVVSRGELVEIGAGFRLPDLMVSTGARLREVGTTNRTHLEDYRRALGPDTGCLVKVHPSNFRVEGFTSDVGIPALRTLADAHGLPLVVDLGSGLLAPDPSLPQEPDIATALRAGADVVIASGDKLLGGPQAGILLGRVELIQRLRTHPLARALRADKLALAALEATLRGPEAPVPAFLHADPEHLHARTAALADAVGGTVVEHHGRVGGGGAPGHPLPGWAVELPESVATALRQGSPAVLARAHSGRCLIDLRCIPEHDDAALTTAVRAALTVTTIGS, from the coding sequence ATGCACCACGACGGCGACCGCCGGCGCGCGATCCCCCGCACCGACGACTTGCTCGCCCTCGACGTCGTAGATCAAGCCCGGCAGCGCCTGGCCGAGACGGAGATCCGGGCCGTGCTGCGCGCTGTCCAGGAGCGTGCCCGCACCGGGCAGTTGCCCCCCGAGCAGGTGCGAGCCGCCGTCGCCGAGGAACTGCTCGCCCACCCCGTGGTTTCTCTCGCCCCCGTGCTCAACGCCACCGGGGTGATCGTGCACACCAACCTGGGCCGGGCCCCGCTCTCCGCCGCGGCCCGGGAGGCCGTGCAGGTCGCCGCCGGGTACGTCGACGTCGAGATGGATCTGGGCACCGGCAAGCGCAGTTCCCGAGCGACCGGCACCGCCGAAGCCCTGCTGCGTGCCTGCCCGCAGGCCGAGGACGCGCTGGTGGTGAACAACGGGGCAGCGGCCCTACTGCTAGCAATCACCGCACTGTGCGCCGGGCCCGGATCCTCGAGGGAGGCCGTGGTCAGCCGCGGCGAGCTGGTCGAGATCGGCGCCGGGTTCCGGCTGCCCGATCTGATGGTCTCCACCGGGGCCCGGCTGCGCGAGGTGGGCACCACCAACCGCACCCATCTGGAGGATTACCGCCGCGCCCTCGGCCCCGACACCGGGTGCCTGGTGAAGGTTCACCCCAGCAACTTCCGGGTCGAAGGGTTCACCTCCGATGTCGGAATCCCCGCGCTGCGCACCCTGGCCGATGCCCACGGGCTACCACTGGTGGTGGACCTGGGTTCCGGGCTACTGGCCCCCGACCCGTCACTGCCACAGGAGCCCGATATCGCCACCGCCCTGCGCGCCGGCGCGGATGTGGTGATCGCCAGCGGCGACAAGCTGCTCGGCGGCCCGCAGGCCGGGATCCTGCTGGGCCGAGTCGAGCTCATCCAGCGCCTGCGCACCCACCCGCTGGCCCGAGCGCTGCGCGCGGACAAACTCGCCCTCGCCGCCCTGGAGGCCACGCTGCGCGGGCCCGAGGCTCCGGTTCCGGCCTTTCTGCACGCCGACCCCGAGCACCTGCACGCCCGCACCGCAGCTCTGGCGGACGCGGTGGGCGGCACCGTGGTGGAGCACCACGGGCGCGTCGGCGGAGGCGGGGCTCCAGGCCACCCGCTGCCCGGCTGGGCGGTGGAGCTTCCCGAGTCGGTGGCCACTGCCCTGCGTCAGGGGAGTCCCGCCGTCCTGGCCCGGGCACACAGCGGCCGATGCCTCATCGATCTGCGCTGCATTCCCGAGCACGACGATGCCGCCCTCACCACGGCCGTCCGGGCGGCGTTGACCGTCACCACCATCGGGAGCTGA